The Bacteroidota bacterium genomic sequence CACCCCTGCATCGACGAGCTTCTTAACACGCTTGTGGATGCCCGAGGAGCTTATGCCCAACCGCTTGGCGAGCTTGGCGTAGGGAACCTTCGCATCGGCCTGCAGGAGGTTGAGCAGCTTCCGGTCGGTCTCGTCCAGTTCCATAATTTCCACTTTTCCCACCCGCGCGAGGCCTCAGCATACCATCTTTGTGGATATTATTTAAATATTTCGCTTTTATGGAAATAATTTATCCTAAATCAAGAAATTGGTAAAACTTATATACAAAAATAGACCAATTTAGGCAGGGAATACCATGGCGAAGTCCCTCGAAGTGCTCGTGAAGGAATCGAGCTGTGCGCTGGTGTTGGGCATAGGCGGCGGCGGCGATGTAGTGGGAACTCTACAGACCTCACGCTACTTGCGCTGGCTTGGTCTTCGAACACTGGTCGGGGGACTGACATGGGAGCGCTACGTGAACGACCCAGAGCCGGGCCCCCGTAAGATGGAAGAAATAGTCGAAATCAAGCGACTCTCAGCGACGGTCGGGCTAGCGAACGCTCGAACGCAAACGACTAAGGGCATACGCTTCACCGAGGCGGTCGTGGCCGAGGTGCTGGGCGAGGAGACGGTGCTCGTGGACCTCAACCTCGGGGTACAGGGGGTGATCGAGGGGCTGAACGAGGCGATCAAGCGGCTCGGAATCGATTTGTTTGTGGGGGTCGACGTGGGGGGCGATGTTCTGGCCGAGGGTTCGGAGGGGGGCCTTCACAGTATGTTGGCAGATAGTATGGTGCTGGCTTCGATGGTCAACCTGAAGGTGCCCGCGGTGCTGGGGGTGCTTGGCTGCTGCACCGACGGCGAGCTGAGCCTTGAGCAGTTCAACCAGCAAGTCGCGAAGATTGCCAGCCACGGCGGATTTTTGGGTGCTCGAGGCCTGACTTCAGAGGACCTAAAGATGCTCGATGAAGTGATCCCCAAGACCAAGACCGAGTCCAGCGCGTTGGCGGTCAAGGCGGCCCGGGGGCTGCAGGGGGAAGTAGAAATCCGAGGCGGCTATCGCAAAGTCCAACTGACCCCGATGTCCGCGATGACGTTCTTCTTCGACCCGCAGGTGGTATTCGATCGGGTAAGCAAGGTGGCGAAGGAGCTGGTTCCTACCCGTAGCTTGGACGAGGCCCAGGGGGTACTTGAGCGCGCGGGCGTCCCCAGTGAGTTAACCTTCGAGCGGAACTACGTGTGGAAGCGTTACGCTGCCAGTGATAAACTCTTTGGAGGCAAAAAATGATTTCTAAACGCGTTAGCAAGATGCTGCGGTCGCGGGTATCCTATCCACTTGCCCGTGAATATGATGTCAGGGTAGCGGGAGCCATCAACCTCGCCTCCAACGAGAGCCCCTACGGCCCATCCCCCCGCGTGCTTCGAGCGCTCAGGCGGGAGGTGGCGCGCGTTGGTTCATATCCCGACCCTCGAGCTACGGAACTCAAGCGGGCGATAGGTAACTACATCGGCGTCGAGGCTAGGTGCGTGGCGATCGGGAATGGCTCCGATGAACTCATGGACCTCGCATGCAAAGCTTTTCTCAATCCCGGCGAGCGAGTGCTTATACCCCTCCCCACGTTTGCGATGTACGAGCTCGCGTGCAGAGTCAACGGAGGGGTGCCGAAGTTTTTTGAGC encodes the following:
- a CDS encoding DUF1152 domain-containing protein → MAKSLEVLVKESSCALVLGIGGGGDVVGTLQTSRYLRWLGLRTLVGGLTWERYVNDPEPGPRKMEEIVEIKRLSATVGLANARTQTTKGIRFTEAVVAEVLGEETVLVDLNLGVQGVIEGLNEAIKRLGIDLFVGVDVGGDVLAEGSEGGLHSMLADSMVLASMVNLKVPAVLGVLGCCTDGELSLEQFNQQVAKIASHGGFLGARGLTSEDLKMLDEVIPKTKTESSALAVKAARGLQGEVEIRGGYRKVQLTPMSAMTFFFDPQVVFDRVSKVAKELVPTRSLDEAQGVLERAGVPSELTFERNYVWKRYAASDKLFGGKK
- a CDS encoding winged helix-turn-helix transcriptional regulator; the encoded protein is MELDETDRKLLNLLQADAKVPYAKLAKRLGISSSGIHKRVKKLVDAGV